In Alnus glutinosa chromosome 7, dhAlnGlut1.1, whole genome shotgun sequence, the sequence TTTTGAAACTAGATTGTCTTAATACTCCAAAATGAAGTTAAAATGCCTAGCATTGCCTCCTTGAGTGGGTGGACTCACACCTCAGTTGCTATGTACAAAAGGAAGTCATTCCATTACTAGTTGTAGAGTTATAACTTATCCATTGAAGTCATGAAACTTGAACAAGAATTAAAACCCATCAAGCAATGTCAGGAGAATGTTAGTTAATTTTCTGgttacctcaaaaaaaaaaaaaaacaaacaaacaaacaaacaaagagagTACACGATTAACCCTACAAAGATCAGATCCTGTCTAAATCATTAGAGGCAAAATAAACCATCACCACCCAAGAAGCAAGGGCAAGTATAAGACACCAAAGAATAGTCAAGTGGCCATGTCAAAGCAAATACCTAGTTGGGTTACGTGAAGGAGCCCAAAGGACACATATTACCACCAAGAGAGAGTATGCAAGTAGAGTCCAGAACACTGGAATGATCCACGCAATTTGCCACAGCTCACTCAATGGGTCAGTTGCATTGAAGTATAGCTGAGTCAGCACAAGTCAAATGAGATCTAGATTCATTAAGATCAATATGCAAATGCAAATACTAAATAATTCACCAAACTTCGTCTGCCGCTGCACCCCGTGGAATTGCAAACTATTTGGTCAACAGAAGTGTTACCTCAAAGCCAATCCAAGCAATAGAAAGCAGCACAGACACTGCAAGAGAATTGGTAAATTTCCGGTACAGCTCCAGTTTAGCCAAGTTTTTCCTCATCTGCATCAACAATAAACAGATAGAAGTGCAAAATATAATTCGCATCAAAGATTGCACCAAGATAAAGGCATAATTTTCAATGATTTTATGTGGAAAAAGTATCCCATTGCTAAGTAGTTGCATTAAAAACCATTGTACTTGCATATTCTTAAATTATACTGGTGACAACTGCATATTTTATTAGGGAGAAGCGATGTATACATTCATCCGTCAACAACAACACACTTCATTACACAGACACACATATTTACATCACATGCAGTTGAATAAGATAATCTGTCAATACCATATGCCACATAAAATAGACTGTGAAGGAATATCATCATTCATACTGAAGCAGCGATAGCGTGGAAAGAGGAAcagataaaagagaaaaattaccTGAAGTTTCTCTAAAGTTCTTGATAATGATGAGAAAATCCACAGAATAAAGCAGGAATCCAGGAAGGCAACAGGTAGGACCAAAAATAACTTTGTTTTTCCAGAAAAATCATTAATGTTTCCCAAATGTTCAACTAGCTCAAGTGCCTCAGTAGCAACAAAATATATTGCACCAAGACTAAGTACTTTAGATGTTATACCACCAAGTGTTGGCTTCACGACACCATAGCCCATTGATACCACCAAAAGAAGAAGGCGAGATAGAGTCTTCTTCACAGAGCTAAAAGTTACAGCCCACAAAGTAATGCCCATTGGTCGGCTTCCAGTTGAATTGAAATTAACATATTCAAAGTACCAGACAGCCATTTCACACATGCCTAGAGCAATTACAGCTGTAATGTGGTAGTGCAACTGTATAATATCCTTCCAGAACTGAACAAACCTTAGAAACCAGATTAGGCCAAGTGCAATGTAAGCTAAAGACATGAAACCATAGAATGTCATCAAAGGAGCCATCTTCCCAGGTAAATAACCATCTGGGTTCCTCCACACAGTCCTTCCATTGATTAATGTACCCTTGAGACGTGgattacaaaacataaaataaaggtaGTACATTCCGGTACTACTTATTTCAACTTGAAAATCCATTTTAGCTTCTACCCCTGTTCCTCGAAAGAAGGTTTGAAAGCGTCTAGGCCACTCAGGATTATCCTGGTTCGTTTGTATAATAACCTCTCCCACCTTGCAGACTCCAGTTTCCGCAAGACTAGGGTTGCAGCATATCGCACTGGACTTTAGGAAAGAACCTCCGATCCTTTCCCTATCTTTTACCTCAAGTATGATGGCTTCCACCAACCCAGTGTTCTGCTGCATCTCATTTTCCGCACTAGCAGACTCTTTTGGCCTCACAAAAGTGACAGTTTCAGACCTGAGATTCCGTAGCCAGAGTGAGAATCCTCAATAAATAGATACCCAAGCAGTCCTCATAAATGCAAACCCAAGCATTATAAGTTTGAGCACATATACGAGGATGTCGAAATCAGGAACCCATTATTTGATTAGTTAAAAGTAAACAAAATCCTCAGAGATCAGATTCTATGAAATCTATTATCATTATAAGTTCTTAACCACAATCAGATACAAAAAAATTCTTCTGGGTGAGAACAAATTCGAGAAAAAATTTAACAATATAGAAGATCCTATGTTGCACTACTGAAATGAGTAATATGGCAGCCATAGAGCtgattaaagttttttttttttaaaaaaaaaatcaactaagaTTCAAAAAAGAGCGAGAAATTCATGTTCCAGATAGAAAATTAAGTCCCTTGGTCGCATAATCCAGTAAGATTATCAACTAATAGTTCGCGCCGCAGAAGTTAACtatcaaaattaacaaaaaaaaaagaaccccaAAAAACAAAGCAGAGAAAAAAGCGGACACATACAAAAGCAGAAATGGATGAAATTTTGGGTGAATTCcgagaagaaagagagaaaattagacCTGATGAAGGACTTTCCCTTGAGGGGCTTGCTGTCTTGGGAAGGGGAGGAGGAGTTACTGTGAACCTTAGAAGCGTAAAGGCCCTCACTGCCGCCATGGAAGAAGAAGGCGTTTGACTGAGGAGTAAACGCTTCGTATCTGTAATCGTGGATTGAACCACTCACTCGGAATACGAGGAGCGAATTGCATATGCACATTAGCCCTATCAAAAGCCCTAGCGCCATGCCCTCTCTCGGCGGCTCTGAGCGGATGGTGAAGGAAGGGACTCGAGAGCAACTTTGACGAAGGAACCCAGTTAGGAGTCTAAGGACGATGAAAGTGACGTGGCAGGTTGGTACTATCAATTTTTCACGGTTATAAAACGGTGGCGTTTCGTTGAAGACTTGACGGCGTGGCTGGTCCTGCACGGCACGCAGAGTAGCGGACCGAGCTGCGGGTGTGACTGGGCCTACTTGGGTCAGTAGTCTAATAAGGGTTGGCCGAACGGATCCCGAAGTAACCGATACCTAgtcttcctaaaaaaaatagctCCTAAAAAATAGCAATAGGATTCCCTCATGagttttaacttttaactaTGGAGGAGTTAGTTGGTTATAATTAAGGgtgttttgataattttatacaatataaaattattaaaatatccTGTCCAATTAAAATCCCAAATAGGCTGTAAGATAGgtttggcaattcgggttcacagGTCAAGTTCGTGTCAACCTGaccgacccgattacataaatgggttcgacacgaacccgacccgattattaatcgggttaaAATAcgcgacccgaacacgacccgattgtAAACCAGGTTACCCGACACAAACCTGATTGACACGTTTATTTCCCCTGAAGAAGAAGCAGCTTCGTCCGAAGAAGCTAAGAAGGAGGATCGTCTTcgtctgaagaagaagataaagctgAAGCAGAAAAAGCCTCTTATTTACCATCCCCTCCAGGCCTCTGGTCACCAAAAAAGACCCCACTTCAAAAAAGCGAGACTCTGGCTCGGTGGTCCCTAAGCTTCAATCGTCGTCATCAATTTGAACTTCAAAGAAAAGACAaagcaatagagagagagagagagatagagagagagagattgctgAGAATAATGATGCTGCATATATGAACCTATTTACCATACAAACAAAGCATTTGAGATTTGAGGTTATCGTTAGCTCCATCTTCATAACCCAAACAAAACATTGTTACAAATCATTGAAATCCATCGCCGCTCATGAGAATCTGAGGCAATTTGTAaacaataaaatgtaaaagaaaaagaggggttttttaaaattcttaaaaaataatcataaaaaagttCCTAAATTTACAAATTCACAGAtggttgaagaaaaaaaattgctctgATAAGAGTTGCGAAATGGTCAGTGACTCATCTGTATCCGGGTTTGATTCGGAAAACCTGTCTCCAGGGCCACCCCAAGCACGAGCTTGAAGCCAATGGAAGACTCGGCTCTGAAGAGTGAAGGCCGCCACCAAGCCCAGATTCAAGCCTGCCTCGTCCTAGTCGTTGGCCGCAAGATCGTCGGCGGTGACAAAGCGGCTGATTTCCGAGACCGATAACAAGGATTTGTCCAAGAAGGCCAAGAAGAACTAAAGAAGGCCCCGCAGCCAAGCAGTGGGTGCTGCGTGCGGCTAGGGGATGCTAGGTTTTCTACTTTTCTCTTGAAGTTtcagtattaaaaaaaaaaggtcataatCGTGTTAGCGGGttaacccgcgggttgacccgtcATACACGAatataatcgggttgacccgaacccgattatgctaaactcaaaccctgtattttcgtgtcgggttcgcggattgtgtcaaaaattgtcaaaccTACTGTAAGGTCTACTATAATGAATCTAGTCACTATTATaatagagttttttttcttttcttttcttttctttttgggtaagTTACTATAATAGAGTTGGGTCAAaatgttttttgatttttttttctttttaaagtaaaaatattatcaaacaaccaaaacacaaaatattattaaaaaaaaaaaaaaacaattttcacttTTACTTCACGcgataatattttttcaaacaaaaaactctccctaaaatacattaacaattaGAGCCCATTTTTCAAATGGACCTCTAATCTAATGACTAGTAGAGTAGAGTCTAGTCGAAATGAATGGTATAACAATCTTTTCAAGCAAGCCTATGCGATATCCCCTAACCTCTATCTAgagaaaggaacaaaaaatttgtctttagagaaatcggattgcttaattttttcctttataaaGAGAGTcctcattaatatatatacacacacatatagatGTATGTCTATGTGCGTTGGAGTGAGCTGCCAGTAAATAAGGAGTTGGGTCATCCTCTCTTTTTCATGTGAAGTTCCAGACAAAAATATAAAGACAATAATAAAGGAGAACGGGTGAATTCGCCTCTATCAAATGACCTTCATTTAAAGGGTCAATGACAAATCTCGCACCTCCACAAGAGGCACAAAGAGAGTGAGTCTCTTTCGCAAGAGATGCATAGTTCCAATTTTCCTTGTGGGGATGAACACTTGAGATGAGTCTCCAACCTCCGGTGAACGAGCAACTTCCATATGGTGGATGCTAGTCTTttgttgtgtttgtgtgtttttttaattattattttttaaaattcttttacaaataaaaagGCATGTCTCTACactcgaaaaaagaaaaagaaaaagaaagaaatagtaTGGTTTCAAAATGTTCCTATACCTATATAATGGTGGGGTTacatttgaaaagtattttcaaaactTGGCCAAGCAAACCGGTACTTTGAATCTCAACTCAAAATTGTAATATTCTGACACACTGGCCCCAAAAGAAGTCGAGTTGAAATTTCGCCTCAAAAAGAATGCCAATTAAAATAGTATTAACGGTGACAACAATTTGATAACCAATTAAAACCCGTTAGATAAGCAATTTGGTAAGGttatttatttctaataaataatgATGAGATAATGGCATGACTCACTTTACATGAAACTAATAAGTGAGTGggcatcttcttttcttttcctttttttttcctagagaCATTTCTTTAGTCCGATCGATGTCAATGCTCAATAGCCTACAGCCTACAGATCACAACCtaaatagattttattttttcaaaaaaaaaaaaaaaaaaaaaattaattgtgatATATCCAGTTTATTCCCAACCAGTCCAGTGGGAAAATAGAGGTCTGAGTCCAGGGAAGTAGGCCCGAGTCATGGGTGCTGAAGGGCCATGCACCTACTACTTAGATAACAACTTAGAGGGATTGCTGAGAATAATTCCTTATTGATTTATCTATCTTAATTGTcccattattttttatgaaaaaaataaggCAACGCTTTTAATATGTCAGCTGGCATGCAATTCTGCACCACATTAGACTACCACAACTTAATGatagaattctttttttttttgataataatgattaaattaattgaGTCTTACTCTTTTACATAACtcaattttcttgttttgttctaCCGTTTGTGCCCCATATGAATGAGTCACTTCACTCTCTTTTAATTAgtaactttacatttttttacgTACTATTATACCAGTAATATTCTAATACATATTATTCTTTCTCTCCCTGCGAGTATGCTTTCAGTGGAATCATGTAAGTGATCACCGAATCCGTATCTAGTAACAGCGATGCTCGATCACTTTCACGAGGCTTGGGATCTAGCTTGCTTATATGCCTAGAGCTGATGGTATAAAACCGCAAAGGGTGCCGCCACCCATGAAGCAAGGAACAGAAACGAAAGACGCTATATATACCTTAGTAATGAGGGACTTTTAACACACCCCTTTACGCGTGAGACTATTGCccaaacacgtgtacaacaGGAAAAAATGCTCAACATTGTCCAAAGTCCTAAAACTTTGATACTATAATAAAGTCCAATGAACTTTACTCTTTTACAAAAGGGATattaagggaagaggtttgtTCAAGGCTTACAAAGTCTACAACCCAAGTATATATTGACAATGTGAAACTCTTAACACTTAATAATAGATAGAGAATTTACAACTAATTAAAATTGTAACACTTCGGACACTTGACCAAGGACATGCCTTGCTAGAGGATACACATTAGAATGTACACTCAGTTGAAACCGTGCATCATTTGCAAGTCCTTCATATAAGGAGAGGCGTGCAATCCACGCAGGTAGAGAGATCGACCATATCCCATCATTATTGGGTTACATTCTTCATCTTTCTACTACTTTCTAAGAGAGATTCCTAGTCATCAATCATCATTGTTaacttaaatattaaatatcaaAGTTATCACCGGCCAACATCTCCAGCAATTTTCGGATCTTATTTTCTACCTCTCGTGGTTCGGAGTTTAA encodes:
- the LOC133873468 gene encoding uncharacterized protein LOC133873468 gives rise to the protein MALGLLIGLMCICNSLLVFRVSGSIHDYRYEAFTPQSNAFFFHGGSEGLYASKVHSNSSSPSQDSKPLKGKSFIRSETVTFVRPKESASAENEMQQNTGLVEAIILEVKDRERIGGSFLKSSAICCNPSLAETGVCKVGEVIIQTNQDNPEWPRRFQTFFRGTGVEAKMDFQVEISSTGMYYLYFMFCNPRLKGTLINGRTVWRNPDGYLPGKMAPLMTFYGFMSLAYIALGLIWFLRFVQFWKDIIQLHYHITAVIALGMCEMAVWYFEYVNFNSTGSRPMGITLWAVTFSSVKKTLSRLLLLVVSMGYGVVKPTLGGITSKVLSLGAIYFVATEALELVEHLGNINDFSGKTKLFLVLPVAFLDSCFILWIFSSLSRTLEKLQMRKNLAKLELYRKFTNSLAVSVLLSIAWIGFELYFNATDPLSELWQIAWIIPVFWTLLAYSLLVVICVLWAPSRNPTRYAYFEETGDDFDEEGISLTSGGMKASGDMAVKLEKKERKGSSATDLVYGLGEDVEEDKRE